Sequence from the Paenibacillus riograndensis SBR5 genome:
GGTAACCGAGCAGTGAAACACCGCCGTTTCCTCGTGAACACCCGCTTTGCATTCAACCGGGTTCAGCGTATCCGAGAACGCGAAGGTCATCCGGTTCCGGCCAGCGCCGCTAAACAGACAGACTACCGGTGAAGAGACGGTCAGCTTACTGACATAGCCGGCCCCCCAGTCCGGAATGATCCCCCGGTTCCTGCCGCCGTTCGGATGCCATACCCCATGGATATCGGTTATCGGCTGCTCCCAAGCCAACCGGATAACCGGCGGAACAGCCGGCCGTTCCGTGGTCAGCCGAATATGAACAAGCTCAATGCCAGCTTCGGGAGTTTCCAAGGTGACTGTCGCGTGATAGTCATCTCCTGCTCCGCTCAATTGATAATGACGATCGGATTGCTGTAGTTGGTGCATCCGTGTATCCCTCCATGTATCCGCTCGCATCGTTTCGATGAAAGGGCTTTCTCTAGTAAGGTTACCTTATGGAGGTACAGGTGAAAACCGGAAATAAGGAATATTTTACAGGGGGGAATACTTGAGTAACAGGTTTTATTAATATCCCCCTTATGATCCGGCCAGCGCCGATCGGATCTGTCTGGTATAGAACAGGCGGACAATGAAGAAGTAGATGACCTGAATGAAGAAGAACAAGCCCAATACAATCAGGGATTCCCGGAACATAGAATACTGGAACATGTGTGACAACGCTGTAAGGGCCACGGCTCCATGCACAAGCGCGACCACAATAGGTGCGAAGAAAAGCAGGCCGATCTGGCGGTTCAATATTTTGCCAAGCTCTTTGTCACTCAGCCCCAGCTTGGAAATAGCCTTGAACTTTTGTCTATCCTCATCCAGATCGCTGTACAGCCGGAAATAGAGAAAGCTGCCGGCCGAGACAAAAAATACGATCCCGATAAAAAACCCCATGAACATCAGCGGCCCAAAGTTTTCATTAATCTTGGAGGTCTGATACTCCAGCGCATAGAAATTATAGTGCTCATCATAGGGAAGCTCGTTCGTCAGTTTGCCGCCCACGTTCTGTACTCCCTGCTGTCCGATCGCCCCGTGCCAAGCGTAATAGCGGCTCACTTTCAGCGGCTGTGCAAGCCGGTCAATCAGTTCATCGGCGACGACGTAATAACCGCTGAAAGCCCGTACCGCCGGAGACACGACGGCCTGATCCGCCTCGATGACTATCCCTTGCTGCAGCTTCACCGGCTGGTGGAGCATCTCCTCCCCCTTGCGCGACAGCCCGAAATCTACAATTGCGGCTTTCCCTGCGGTAAGCCGGATGGACTTAAGCCCCATCAGCTTAGCGACGTGGTTATATTCGGATTGTTTCACCAGAATTAGTGTCTGGCTGCTATCCGCAGCTTGGTAATAGTTAAGCTGCAAACCCGTTTTTTCGGCAGCAATCCCGGCTTTGCTGAGGCTCTGGTCAATAAGCTGTATATGGGCTTGGGCCTGGCTGTCTCCGTCCGCAGACATATACGTAAAAAGATAGGGATTTTTCTGCGTAAGCGCTCCGTTCAGCATGGACTGAAACCCGTACAAAGCCCCTATCGCGCTGAAGGAAACGGTTGAGATGATGGCAACCAGAAAAAAGGAACGTGCATTGTCCTTCATCCGGTAGGAAAGGTCAGAGAGCAACAGCATATTGGTTCTGCGCCAGAAAAAACGCTCCCGGCCCTTCAGCTTGCGGATCAGATACACGCTGAGCTGGGTGAACAGCAGATAGGTGCCGATTATGACCATAACGGCAACCGGAGCGAGCAGCATGACCACATTCAAACCGCTCGCCCGAAGAGACAGGAAGTAGCTGGTCCCCAGCAGCAATACCACCAGCAAAGACAGCAGAACCGAGGCCTTCGGCTCCTGTTTGGGCTGACTATTTGCCTTGATGAGTGTGATCAGCTTGCCGCTGCGGAGCACCGCCGAAATAAACAGGGAGATCAGAATGAAGAGCAGCATGAACGAAATCAGTGTCAGCAGGATCGCCTTGATTGGAAAATAGAATTGCAGCGGCTCCTTAAGCGCAAGCGCATTTGTCCCCGCAAGCAGAATCCCCTTCGCGAATACCATCCCGAGACCGATGCCGCCGGCAGTTGCGCCTAACCCGATCAGCATATTCTCCCAAAAAATCATCCCCCGCAGCTGCCGGGTGGTCATTCCCTGCATCATCATCAGCCCGAACTCCCTTTTCCGCGATTGCAGAAATGCACTCATGGAGTAGAGCACGAAGAAGAAGGAGAACACATAGATTATCCACTTGGAGACCGAAAGCCCTAAAACCGCACTCGATTGCAGGTTTTCCGCGCTAAGCACCGGACGATAGGCAAAAATGGCAAAGGTAAAGAAGACCATCACCGTAAACATGCTGCTGAGGAAATAAGCGGTATACAGCCTTTTGTTCCGGGTGACGTTACGGAATGCGAACTGGCGGAACGTCATTGCTGTATCCTCCTAGCAGCGAAAGTGTATCGATAATCTTCTGAAAAAAACTCTGGCGGTTGTTCCCGCTGTGGATCTCTGTATAGAATCTTCCATCCTTAATGAACACCACACGGTGACAATAGCTGGCCGCTACAGCATCATGTGTCACGAGCAACATCGTCGTTGACTGCTCCCGGTTGATCGCTTCCAGCAGATCCATCACATCCTTGGCTGCTTTGGAATCCAGATTGCCTGTAGGTTCATCCGCAAGCAGCAGCTTAGGGGAATGGATCATCGCTCTGGCGATCGCTGTCCGCTGGGCTTGTCCCCCGGAGATCTCATAGGTGCGTTTTTTCATAATGGCGCTGATCCCCAGCTTCCCGGCAATCTCCTGGGCCTTCTGCTTCATCTCACTCACCCGGGTTCCATCCAGCGTCAGCGGCAGGACCATATTTTCCTCCACAGTCAAGGTATTCAGCAGATTGAAATCCTGAAAGACAAATCCCAGCTCCCGCCGGCGGAATACCGCCAATTCGTTTTTATCAAGCTTGCCGGTGTCCTTGCCATCGATCATAATACTTCCGGTAGTCGGGCTGTCAACCGTGGCAATCATATTCAGGAGGGTTGTTTTACCGCTGCCGGACGGTCCCATAATGCCCACGAATTCTCCGGCTTCTATGGTTAGATCAATATCGGTCAAAGCCCGGTAAGCCACGTTTCCCTCATATATTTTACTGACCTGCCTTACCTCAAGCATATGGCTTTACGCCCCTTTCTTGGTATGCACAGCATTGGTTCTGTAACCAATATACCGGAGACGGCAGCACATCAACTATCGATTTAGGTTTCACTTTTATTACACGCTTGTAAGCAAAGGATTCGCCGCCAAAATAATCCGCAGCACCGTTCCCTCGCCAACCTCCGATTCCAGCTCAAGCCGGTGCCCGAGACGGTCGGCGGACTCCTTCGTCAAATACAGCCCCATTCCCGTAGACTCCCGCAGTCCGCGCCCGTTGTCGCCCGTGAAAAAGGGGTCGAACACCCGCTTGAGATCAGACTTCTGGATGCCGATCCCCTGGTCCTTAACCTCAATGACTGCATCCGGTCCCCGGAGATAGCAGGATACAGTAATCTTCTGTCCGCCCCCCGTATTTTTCGCTGCCGAATATTTGATGGCATTGTTAATAATTTGCGACAGCATAAAGAACAGCCATTTCTCATCGGTCTGGGCGGTAATTCCGGGAGAGGCGGCCTTTACCTCGGGAAAGATACGATTGCGGATGAAGAGCCGTTTGTGATCATGGACGACCTCGCCTATAAGCTTCGGCAGGACGACAGGTTTGATGTGAAAATCCTTTTCAAAAGCCCGCAGCCTGGCCATATACAGAACGGTATGCAGACCGCCGCGCATACGCTCCAGCTCCTCGCGGATACTGGCAAACTCAGGCTCGTCCATATTCTGTACAGTCAGCTCAATCACCGACAGCGGAGTTTTCATCTGATGCACCCATTGGTCAATAAAGGTTAAGTGCTGCTCCTGCTGCAGCTTCACCGCAGTCAGCTGCTGCTGATAGTGGCGGTATTGTGTGTGCAGCAACTGCTCCAGCGCTTTGGAAACGGGGTTATTCTCAATCTTCTGAAAGGATTCGTCCAGCGTCTCAAGAGGTCTGCTGAGACGAAGATAATAGCGGCGCCTGCTAATATATTGATAGATCATGTAGCAGCTGAGAAAGAAGAAACCAATAAAGACTGAATAGAGCGCGGTCGGAAGATTGCGATAGCCGTCAAACCAGTAAATCGACAACATTGCGCCGAATTGCACCATCTGAACAGCCAACAGCAGCGCATGCTCACGGATAAACAGCTTCATGGCTTAACCCTCTGCCCAGCTGATGTTCAGCCGGTATCCCGAACCTCTGACAGTAAGCACGGCATCTTCAATCCCAAGCTCCTGAAATTTCTTCCGGACCCGTGCAATATTCACATTAAGCGTGTTCTCATCCACAAAAGCCTGCGGGTCCCACAGCTTCTCCAGCAGGGCCTCCCGGCTGGCCACCCTCGGATAACGCTCCATAAGACTCTCTATAAGATCTGATTCCTTTCTGGTGAGGGCCACGACCGCCTGCCCATACAGCAATTCGAGCCTTTCAGGATACAGGACCAGCCCTTCCTTCTCCAGCATCAGCTCCTCACGCTTGGCCGCATACTCCCCGTAAGCCCGGCGGAGATGGCTGTGGATTTTGGCGAGCACAATCCCTGAATGGAACGGCTTGGTGATATAATCATCCCCCCCGTTTTCCAGCGCCATGATCTGGTCCATCTCACCGTCACGCGCGGAAATGAACAGCACAGGGCAAGTAGAGATATTGCGGATTTGCCGGCACCAGTAATAGCCGTCATAGCTGGGCAGATTCACATCAAGCAGAACCAGCTCCGGTCTTATCTGTTCAAATTCCTGGAGCACCTGAGTGAAATCCTCGACCTTTACCACATCATATCCGTACTTTTTAACCGCTGACAGCAGGAGATCCGCAATCTTCGGATCATCTTCCACAATCATGATTCTGAACATATTCACGCTCTCCTTGTCTCGTTCATCTGTGTAAATATATAACAAACTATAGCATATGTAAGCTTACTGGCGGCAGGCCCATAGAAAGATGCTTACGGCACACAACCATAAGCGCGTGATAGCTGTCCATGAAATCAAGCTGCTGCAGAATGGACAAGTAGCTGCATAGTTTGGACGTGTCCTGACTTTGCTTCAGACAGATTACAGTGATTTCATATAACACTAAGGTCACAATCTTGTCGTAGAGCAGATTGGTTTTATCCGCCAAAGGCAGAGCCTTAGTAAGAAAAAACAGGCTTTTCTCATAATTCCGCTCCGCCAGGCAAATATTGGAGATGTTCTGGAGCAAATGCTGCTGGATGGTTCTGCTCTCGGCAAAGCAATGATATTTATTAAATTCCTGCACAGCTCTCAGGCCAAAAAAGATGGCATCGTCACTGTTCAGCGTGAACAAAAAGTTGTTAAGCAGCTTGAATTCATACAGATACCAGGTATCTACCCCAAGCAGATAGGGCTTGATGTAATCGGCAATCTCACTCAGTTGTCTGATTTGATCCCCGTGGCCATACTGAATCAGCAGTCCCTGTCCAAGCAAATACAGATGGTAAAAAGCTTCCGTCCGCGTAGTCTTATACAACATATGGCATTCATAGCTGACGTCCCTGACCTTCTCAAATTCGTAGCGGTTCCCCGCTTCAACGAGGGTCAGGTGGAGTGTCCGTTTGACCGGCTGGGCATAGTCATGATGTAAGAATAACAGCTCCTCCAGCGACATTTCCAGCTTGTCCAGAATCAGAATCAGCTTGTCGTAGCCGGGGAAATACTTTCCTCCTTCAAAACGTGACAGATTGGAGCGGCTCATAATTCCCCCTGCCAGATCCGACTGATTCATCCCTTTAGACTTTCGAATCCGCTTAACCGTCTCCCCCAGAACCCTTCCCATTTCACTTCACTCCCGCAAATGTGAGTATACAGCACAATTTCTCTATCTATTTTCCATTGTATGCTACATTCGAGCCAATGAAAAATACAATGCAGGAAGAAGGATCGGTATGAACAATCCGGCAAACCGGAAGCTGAACAGCAAAGTATGGAATATCTTGCTTGGAACGCTTTTTACCAGAACGGCACTCTTTATGAGCACACCTTTTCTGGCCATATTTCTGACGACTCAAAAGGATATTTCCCTCCTCCACACCGGCTATATTCTCAGCATTAACCCGCTCATCAATGTGTTGTTCGGCAGTTTTGGCGGGAGGCTTGCTGATAAGCTCTCCTTGAAAAAAATAATAGGCGGAATCCCGCTTGTCTGGGGTTCCGCCTTCATCCTGTTCTATTTTGCCGGCAGCTTCTGGCATTTTCTTCTGCTTAGCGGCCTTAACGGCTTGTGCTATTCTATCTTTGAGCCTGCCAGCAAAAAAGTGCTGTCTGCCCAAACCGCCCCGGACAACCGGCTGCTGGTATTTAACCTGAGGTATTCCGCGATTAATCTGGGAGCTTTTATCGGCCCCCTCCTAAGTTTGCTGTTTAATATGAAGCTGACACTGTTTCCTTACGTGATCCTAGGCATCCTGTATATTCTATATGGGATATCGACCCGGTTTTTCTTCCGGGATATGCCGGCCGGAGCGCCAGCTTCGCCGCCCCTACCGCTCCGCCGCCCGCGAGCCTTCACCGTAATCCGCAAAGATCATGTTTTCCTTCTGCTGTTGGCCGGCATGAGCTTCTCTTTCTTCGGTTATTCCCAGCTGAATGCAACCGTCTCGCAGTATCTGGCTACCACCAGTGCTTTAACGAATGGTGTTCAACTGTACTCCACCCTTCTATCTGCCAATGCCCTGATCATTCTCGCTGCCCAATTTGTGCTGCTGCGCTGGATCTCCGGCTGGAATCCCTTTACCGTCGTGCTTGTCAGCAATTTGCTGATCGGCCTAAGCTTTTTGCCGTTTATCTTACCGCCTGCTTTGCTGCCGCTCCTTGCATTTATTGTCCTCTTCAGTGTAGGAGAACTGCTGATCGGCGCCCGCTTCGATGCCTTGGTGGATGAGCTGGCCGCAACAGAAGTCAAAGGCCTGTATTTCGGCTGCTCGGAATTGATCAAGGCGGGGACCATCGCCGGGCCATTAGCTGGAACCCGCCTGCTGGGCCATTTCGGAGTACAGGCCGGATTCCCCGTCTTTGCCCTGTTATGCGCCATCACGATCACCGGTGCAGGGCTGATTGCCCTAGCCAAGTCCAGGCATAGGAAAGTTATTCATGCGCAGAAGCCTCTGGAAGAATATCACGCTTGATGTGAGGATCGTAGTTGGCGACAATCAGAATATCCATATGCCTTGCGGTGCGCAGCAGTTTTTTGATGATCGTGCCTTCCCATAACCGTTTCCATGCCGGGCGGTCACATTGGCCGATAATAAGCTGGGTGGCATGGTGTTCGTCAGCTTTTGCCTGAATGACCTCTGCAAGCCTTGATGAAGGCCCTGATGAGGAGATCATTTCAAATTTTCCGCCCAGCCGAAGGGTCAGGTTCTCAATGCTTGCTTTCATTTTCAGCTCGTCCTCGGTCAGTTCTTTCGCTGAATGTACATAAGCAACAATCCAATCCGCCTTCAACCGGAAAGCTGTCCTGAATCCCCTGCGGATTAGTTTCCCGGCACTCTGGCTAAGCTTCACACAGACAAAAATAACCTCCTGCTTATTCCAGGGCCCGCGAAGAGAGCTGACACGCTCCCATGCCTCCAGCCGTTCATCTACGTCATCGGCAATTTCCCGGAGCGACAGCTCTCTCAAGGCAATCAAATTCCCGATTTTAAAAAAATTGTCCAGCGCTTGATCGATTTTTTCCCGGGCATAAATCTTCCCGTCCTTCATGCGGGCTTGCAGCGCCTGTGGCGCCACATCGATAAGTTCCACCTCATCCGCCAGGCGGAGAATGGAATCCGGGACGGTTTCCCTCACCCGAACCCCGGTGATTTGGGCCACCGCATCATTCAAGCTTTCCAGATGCTGCACGTTGACGGTTGAAATCACCGAGATGCCGGCATTCAGAATTTCCATTACATCTTCATAACGCTTTTTGTACTTGCTCCCGGGAACGTTAGTGTGAGCCAGTTCGTCAACCAGCACCACTTCCGGGTTGCGCCTCAGGATGGCCCCGGTATCCATTTCCTCCAGCACAGTTTCTGAATATTTGATTTTTGCCCGTTCGATAAACGGCAGTTCAGCCACCTGCTGGCCCGTTTCCTGCCGGCCGTGCGTTTCCAGCAGACCGATAACAACATCTACTCCCTTCTTGAGCAGATGATTGCCTTCCCGCAGCATGGTATAGGTTTTGCCTACTCCGGGTGCCGCACCAATAAAGACCTTGAACCGCCCCCGCCGGATCCGCCCGATTTTTTCGTCTACTTCCCGTGAGCTTAACCGGTGATACAGCGGGTTATCTGCGGGAACGGCCAGTTTTGCGGGCAGAATCCGCTCCCCTTGGTGCTCCGCCCGGTCGGCAACCATGAAGATATCCATATTCCTGGACTTCCGGATGATGTCATTGACAACAGAGCCTTGCCAGAACTCCTGCCACCTCGACTGCCGGGAATGGCCCAGCATAATCCGGGTAACATTATGTTCAAGCGCATACTGGATCAGCCGCTCCGGCAATCTTCTCCGGGAATGGAAAGGCAGTTCTTCGAACGCTGCCCCGACCTTCCGGACAAGCTTAACGAGCGACTCCTTAAAAGCTGCCTGCTCTTTCGTCAGCGGACGTTTTGGGTTCGTAAAAGTAATGATAATGAGTTCGCCGTTCAGCCGTTTCGCCACCTGCTGGCCGCGCCGGACATAAATC
This genomic interval carries:
- a CDS encoding FtsX-like permease family protein, producing the protein MTFRQFAFRNVTRNKRLYTAYFLSSMFTVMVFFTFAIFAYRPVLSAENLQSSAVLGLSVSKWIIYVFSFFFVLYSMSAFLQSRKREFGLMMMQGMTTRQLRGMIFWENMLIGLGATAGGIGLGMVFAKGILLAGTNALALKEPLQFYFPIKAILLTLISFMLLFILISLFISAVLRSGKLITLIKANSQPKQEPKASVLLSLLVVLLLGTSYFLSLRASGLNVVMLLAPVAVMVIIGTYLLFTQLSVYLIRKLKGRERFFWRRTNMLLLSDLSYRMKDNARSFFLVAIISTVSFSAIGALYGFQSMLNGALTQKNPYLFTYMSADGDSQAQAHIQLIDQSLSKAGIAAEKTGLQLNYYQAADSSQTLILVKQSEYNHVAKLMGLKSIRLTAGKAAIVDFGLSRKGEEMLHQPVKLQQGIVIEADQAVVSPAVRAFSGYYVVADELIDRLAQPLKVSRYYAWHGAIGQQGVQNVGGKLTNELPYDEHYNFYALEYQTSKINENFGPLMFMGFFIGIVFFVSAGSFLYFRLYSDLDEDRQKFKAISKLGLSDKELGKILNRQIGLLFFAPIVVALVHGAVALTALSHMFQYSMFRESLIVLGLFFFIQVIYFFIVRLFYTRQIRSALAGS
- a CDS encoding ABC transporter ATP-binding protein; amino-acid sequence: MLEVRQVSKIYEGNVAYRALTDIDLTIEAGEFVGIMGPSGSGKTTLLNMIATVDSPTTGSIMIDGKDTGKLDKNELAVFRRRELGFVFQDFNLLNTLTVEENMVLPLTLDGTRVSEMKQKAQEIAGKLGISAIMKKRTYEISGGQAQRTAIARAMIHSPKLLLADEPTGNLDSKAAKDVMDLLEAINREQSTTMLLVTHDAVAASYCHRVVFIKDGRFYTEIHSGNNRQSFFQKIIDTLSLLGGYSNDVPPVRIP
- a CDS encoding sensor histidine kinase gives rise to the protein MKLFIREHALLLAVQMVQFGAMLSIYWFDGYRNLPTALYSVFIGFFFLSCYMIYQYISRRRYYLRLSRPLETLDESFQKIENNPVSKALEQLLHTQYRHYQQQLTAVKLQQEQHLTFIDQWVHQMKTPLSVIELTVQNMDEPEFASIREELERMRGGLHTVLYMARLRAFEKDFHIKPVVLPKLIGEVVHDHKRLFIRNRIFPEVKAASPGITAQTDEKWLFFMLSQIINNAIKYSAAKNTGGGQKITVSCYLRGPDAVIEVKDQGIGIQKSDLKRVFDPFFTGDNGRGLRESTGMGLYLTKESADRLGHRLELESEVGEGTVLRIILAANPLLTSV
- a CDS encoding response regulator transcription factor; its protein translation is MFRIMIVEDDPKIADLLLSAVKKYGYDVVKVEDFTQVLQEFEQIRPELVLLDVNLPSYDGYYWCRQIRNISTCPVLFISARDGEMDQIMALENGGDDYITKPFHSGIVLAKIHSHLRRAYGEYAAKREELMLEKEGLVLYPERLELLYGQAVVALTRKESDLIESLMERYPRVASREALLEKLWDPQAFVDENTLNVNIARVRKKFQELGIEDAVLTVRGSGYRLNISWAEG
- a CDS encoding helix-turn-helix domain-containing protein → MGRVLGETVKRIRKSKGMNQSDLAGGIMSRSNLSRFEGGKYFPGYDKLILILDKLEMSLEELLFLHHDYAQPVKRTLHLTLVEAGNRYEFEKVRDVSYECHMLYKTTRTEAFYHLYLLGQGLLIQYGHGDQIRQLSEIADYIKPYLLGVDTWYLYEFKLLNNFLFTLNSDDAIFFGLRAVQEFNKYHCFAESRTIQQHLLQNISNICLAERNYEKSLFFLTKALPLADKTNLLYDKIVTLVLYEITVICLKQSQDTSKLCSYLSILQQLDFMDSYHALMVVCRKHLSMGLPPVSLHML
- a CDS encoding MFS transporter, with product MNNPANRKLNSKVWNILLGTLFTRTALFMSTPFLAIFLTTQKDISLLHTGYILSINPLINVLFGSFGGRLADKLSLKKIIGGIPLVWGSAFILFYFAGSFWHFLLLSGLNGLCYSIFEPASKKVLSAQTAPDNRLLVFNLRYSAINLGAFIGPLLSLLFNMKLTLFPYVILGILYILYGISTRFFFRDMPAGAPASPPLPLRRPRAFTVIRKDHVFLLLLAGMSFSFFGYSQLNATVSQYLATTSALTNGVQLYSTLLSANALIILAAQFVLLRWISGWNPFTVVLVSNLLIGLSFLPFILPPALLPLLAFIVLFSVGELLIGARFDALVDELAATEVKGLYFGCSELIKAGTIAGPLAGTRLLGHFGVQAGFPVFALLCAITITGAGLIALAKSRHRKVIHAQKPLEEYHA
- a CDS encoding histidine kinase; protein product: MENFKRKSPEEILLSISKLHRGRLKIFIGAVSGSGKTYHMLREGTALQQQGIDVVICAVSTLQRPETIEQIGQLERIPSIHWVHDGTEKKDLNVEALIQRNPEVVLVDGLAHRNRPDAVHKTRLEDIHFLLGHGISVITTVNVYELEGVRELAQKYMGIEVEETVSAHTLELADEIRLIDVTPETLLQRVSEGHVRNSKTAALFQRGTLGVLRELALRLVAEGVNDSLEKHREQMGMLGPSGAAERILVSTQYHWNGSIYVRRGQQVAKRLNGELIIITFTNPKRPLTKEQAAFKESLVKLVRKVGAAFEELPFHSRRRLPERLIQYALEHNVTRIMLGHSRQSRWQEFWQGSVVNDIIRKSRNMDIFMVADRAEHQGERILPAKLAVPADNPLYHRLSSREVDEKIGRIRRGRFKVFIGAAPGVGKTYTMLREGNHLLKKGVDVVIGLLETHGRQETGQQVAELPFIERAKIKYSETVLEEMDTGAILRRNPEVVLVDELAHTNVPGSKYKKRYEDVMEILNAGISVISTVNVQHLESLNDAVAQITGVRVRETVPDSILRLADEVELIDVAPQALQARMKDGKIYAREKIDQALDNFFKIGNLIALRELSLREIADDVDERLEAWERVSSLRGPWNKQEVIFVCVKLSQSAGKLIRRGFRTAFRLKADWIVAYVHSAKELTEDELKMKASIENLTLRLGGKFEMISSSGPSSRLAEVIQAKADEHHATQLIIGQCDRPAWKRLWEGTIIKKLLRTARHMDILIVANYDPHIKRDILPEASAHE